The proteins below are encoded in one region of Tepidisphaeraceae bacterium:
- a CDS encoding carbohydrate kinase family protein yields the protein MIADASDNPPTDPRLPQVIVAGHICLDLIPQLTGPARVEPGRLVKIGPAAVSTGGAVANTGIALHRLGVPVRLMGKVGDDLFGRAILDVLRGQDPRLADAMRVATGEASSYSIVISPPNVDRSFMHCSGANDTFTADDVNYDLLSGARLFHFGYPPIMRQMYADGGRELRSMFGRVREAGLATSLDLCQPDPASEAGRLDWVQLLSGTLPFVDVFLPSIDELLYMLDRPTHDRLAGGETLNAVMNRARLAVIADQCLAMGAAVVAMKLGEHGLYVRTSTDPARVAAFCSRLGLDRMEWSGKEALSPCFRVERVVGTTGSGDCTIAGFVAALLRGDGPAQAADAATAVGACSVEAADATSGVPSWPVVAERVRRGWQRWPVTLDVGSAVQTA from the coding sequence ATGATCGCAGACGCAAGCGACAACCCGCCCACCGACCCACGGCTGCCGCAGGTGATCGTGGCGGGGCACATCTGCCTCGACCTGATCCCGCAGCTGACCGGTCCGGCGCGCGTCGAGCCGGGCCGCCTGGTGAAGATCGGCCCCGCCGCCGTCAGCACCGGTGGGGCGGTGGCGAACACCGGCATCGCGCTGCACCGCCTGGGCGTGCCGGTGCGGCTGATGGGCAAGGTCGGCGACGATTTGTTCGGACGTGCGATCCTCGACGTGCTGCGTGGGCAAGACCCGCGTCTGGCCGACGCGATGCGCGTCGCGACTGGCGAGGCGAGCAGTTACTCGATCGTCATCAGCCCGCCGAACGTCGACCGCAGCTTCATGCACTGCAGCGGCGCCAACGACACGTTCACCGCTGACGACGTGAACTACGATCTGCTGAGCGGCGCGCGGCTGTTCCACTTCGGCTACCCGCCGATCATGCGACAGATGTACGCCGACGGCGGCCGCGAACTGCGCAGCATGTTCGGGCGCGTGCGCGAGGCGGGCTTGGCAACCAGCCTCGACCTGTGCCAGCCCGACCCGGCCAGCGAGGCGGGGCGCCTCGATTGGGTTCAGCTGCTGTCGGGCACATTGCCGTTCGTGGACGTGTTCCTGCCGAGCATCGATGAGCTGCTGTACATGCTCGACCGCCCGACCCACGACAGACTGGCCGGCGGCGAAACGCTTAATGCCGTGATGAATCGCGCCCGCCTCGCGGTCATCGCCGACCAATGTCTTGCGATGGGCGCGGCGGTCGTGGCGATGAAGCTGGGCGAGCACGGGCTATACGTGCGCACGAGCACCGACCCGGCGCGGGTCGCGGCGTTCTGCAGCCGTCTTGGTTTGGACCGCATGGAGTGGTCGGGCAAGGAGGCGCTCAGCCCCTGCTTCCGCGTCGAACGGGTGGTGGGGACGACGGGGTCGGGCGACTGCACGATTGCTGGCTTCGTGGCAGCGCTGCTGCGCGGCGACGGGCCCGCCCAGGCCGCCGATGCTGCCACTGCGGTCGGCGCCTGTAGCGTCGAGGCGGCCGATGCAACCAGCGGCGTGCCGTCGTGGCCCGTGGTGGCCGAGCGCGTGCGGCGCGGCTGGCAACGGTGGCCTGTTACGCTCGACGTCGGATCAGCAGTTCAGACGGCTTAG
- a CDS encoding FAD-linked oxidase C-terminal domain-containing protein: MTTYADPARPTPPTPPSSGRASTSLPVLPSGPSDSTDPHLEAIATDLRRLVRGQVRFGRHDRALYATDASPYQVEPIGVVIPADIDDVATAVRYCAEHRIALLPRGGGTSLAGQCTNRAVVLDLSSLCRRLLDVDAANCLCHAEPGIAIDELNRQLEARAPGLLYAPDPATVAQATVGGTIGNNAAGGRSIRYGRTSENLAGVEVLLSTGERCWLEPGAGRRSAVAQRLAQGVADVCVRHAQLIRERFPKTIRRNAGYGLDMVLQQLDRGVAVDDLDLSGLICGSEGTLAIIVGAKLKLHPAPRATALAIASFPSLDAAMDAVNPILATGPSAVELLDDVVLRAAKGNEVCRPYVDLLPRTTGGAEPAAVLYVEYQGADAADVEAGLARLTTTLPGVAIAAYRDKPAMLKAWVLRKSGEALLHGLPGRRKPQTFVEDNAVPVERLPEFVRRFREIVARHGTQASYWAHASVGVLHVRPMLDLHDPADLARMRAIAVEVADLARDCGGVMSGEHGDGRVRGPLLERFFGAELVAAFGEVKRLFDPVNILNPGILVDPGPVETITDHLRTAERAATARAPVDTYFDYGDQDDFDHAVEQCNGAGFCRKTAGGTMCPSYRATFDERHSTRGRGNALREAIRGRLSAAGRPAWDDPDTHETLDLCLSCKACKSECPSNVDVARLKAEYLAQSWRARGKPPLRAWVFGHVRRLNRLGSVTPAVANFVSNLPPVRGIMNGVLKLAPQRTLPAFGPSLYRWFGKRRQRDGGGAVAAGGRQRRPTVVLYGDCFTVYNDPHIGRAAVQVLEALGYAVELPPVACCGRAMISTGLLPDAIASSDRAMATLLPYANRDDVAAIVVGEPSCLSAMTDDWLQLKLSTPLADRKRVAAKAMLIEDFVDRFWASHPNEPAIPVDAPAIVLHGHCHQKALWGDGTSASLLRRLTGGRVTVLDSGCCGMAGSFGYGADKYDVSMAIGELSVFPPLRKADPDTVICAPGTSCRHQIKDGTGRHALHPIELAARLLLLPPAADPVATAAKNGAPRV, from the coding sequence ATGACGACCTACGCCGATCCCGCCCGTCCGACGCCACCGACGCCACCATCCAGTGGCCGCGCGAGCACTTCGTTGCCGGTGCTGCCAAGCGGCCCCAGCGACAGCACCGACCCGCACCTGGAGGCGATCGCCACCGATCTGCGCCGGCTGGTGCGCGGCCAGGTGCGCTTCGGCCGGCACGATCGAGCACTGTATGCGACCGACGCCTCGCCGTACCAGGTGGAACCGATCGGCGTGGTGATCCCCGCGGACATCGACGACGTCGCCACCGCCGTGCGGTACTGTGCCGAGCATCGCATCGCGCTGCTGCCGCGCGGCGGTGGGACAAGCCTCGCCGGCCAGTGCACGAACCGGGCGGTCGTGCTCGACCTGTCGTCGCTGTGCCGGCGGCTGCTCGACGTCGACGCCGCCAACTGCTTATGCCACGCCGAGCCTGGCATCGCGATCGACGAGCTGAACCGACAACTCGAGGCCCGCGCACCGGGCCTGCTGTACGCGCCCGACCCCGCCACGGTGGCGCAGGCAACCGTGGGCGGCACGATCGGCAACAACGCCGCCGGTGGGCGGTCGATTCGCTACGGCCGCACCAGCGAGAACCTTGCTGGCGTCGAGGTGCTGCTGAGCACTGGCGAACGATGCTGGCTCGAACCTGGGGCCGGCCGACGCAGCGCGGTGGCGCAGCGCTTGGCGCAAGGCGTCGCCGACGTCTGCGTGCGCCACGCCCAACTGATCCGCGAGCGCTTCCCGAAGACGATCCGTCGCAACGCGGGCTACGGCTTGGACATGGTTCTGCAACAGCTCGACCGCGGCGTGGCGGTGGACGACCTCGACCTGTCGGGCCTGATCTGCGGTAGCGAGGGCACGCTGGCGATCATCGTCGGCGCCAAGCTGAAGCTGCACCCGGCGCCACGCGCGACCGCCCTGGCGATCGCGTCGTTCCCGTCGCTGGACGCGGCGATGGACGCGGTGAACCCGATCCTGGCCACTGGGCCCAGCGCCGTCGAACTGCTCGACGACGTTGTGCTGCGGGCCGCCAAGGGTAACGAGGTCTGCCGGCCGTACGTCGACCTGTTGCCACGCACCACGGGTGGTGCCGAGCCGGCGGCCGTGTTGTACGTCGAGTACCAGGGCGCCGACGCCGCCGACGTGGAGGCAGGACTGGCGCGGTTGACCACGACGCTGCCGGGCGTGGCAATCGCCGCGTACCGCGACAAGCCGGCGATGCTGAAGGCGTGGGTGTTGCGCAAGAGCGGCGAGGCCCTGCTGCACGGGCTGCCGGGCCGCCGAAAGCCCCAGACGTTCGTCGAGGACAACGCCGTGCCGGTGGAGCGCTTGCCCGAATTCGTGCGGCGATTCCGTGAGATCGTCGCCCGCCATGGCACGCAGGCGTCGTACTGGGCGCACGCCAGCGTGGGCGTGTTGCACGTGCGGCCGATGCTCGATCTGCACGATCCCGCAGACCTGGCACGCATGCGCGCGATCGCCGTGGAGGTGGCCGACCTGGCCCGCGACTGCGGCGGCGTGATGAGTGGCGAGCATGGCGACGGCCGGGTGCGTGGGCCGCTGCTCGAGCGGTTCTTCGGGGCGGAACTCGTCGCGGCGTTCGGCGAGGTGAAGCGCCTGTTCGATCCGGTCAACATTCTGAACCCGGGCATCCTCGTCGACCCGGGCCCGGTCGAGACGATTACCGATCACCTGCGGACCGCAGAGCGCGCTGCGACCGCGCGGGCACCGGTGGACACGTACTTCGACTACGGCGATCAGGACGACTTCGACCACGCGGTCGAGCAGTGCAACGGCGCCGGCTTCTGCCGAAAGACCGCCGGCGGGACGATGTGCCCCAGCTATCGCGCCACGTTTGACGAGCGCCACAGCACGCGCGGCCGCGGCAACGCGCTGCGCGAGGCGATCCGCGGGCGTCTAAGTGCCGCCGGCCGGCCTGCGTGGGACGACCCGGACACGCACGAGACGCTGGACCTGTGCCTCAGCTGCAAGGCGTGCAAGAGCGAGTGCCCGAGCAACGTCGACGTGGCGCGGCTGAAGGCCGAGTACCTCGCCCAGAGTTGGCGCGCCCGCGGCAAGCCGCCGCTGCGCGCCTGGGTCTTCGGCCACGTTCGGCGGTTGAACCGGTTGGGATCCGTCACGCCCGCCGTCGCCAACTTCGTCTCGAACCTGCCGCCGGTGCGCGGCATCATGAACGGCGTGCTGAAGCTCGCGCCACAGCGCACGCTGCCGGCGTTTGGGCCAAGCCTGTACCGGTGGTTCGGCAAGCGTCGGCAACGCGACGGCGGCGGGGCAGTGGCGGCAGGTGGGCGGCAGCGGCGGCCAACGGTGGTGCTGTACGGCGACTGCTTCACGGTCTACAACGACCCGCACATCGGCCGGGCGGCGGTGCAGGTGCTGGAAGCGCTGGGGTACGCGGTCGAACTGCCTCCGGTGGCGTGTTGTGGTCGCGCGATGATCTCGACCGGCCTGCTGCCCGACGCGATCGCCTCGTCCGACCGCGCGATGGCGACATTGCTCCCGTACGCCAACCGCGATGACGTGGCGGCGATCGTCGTCGGTGAGCCGTCGTGCTTATCCGCGATGACGGATGACTGGCTGCAACTGAAGCTGTCGACGCCGCTGGCGGACCGCAAGCGGGTCGCCGCGAAGGCGATGTTGATCGAGGACTTTGTCGACCGCTTCTGGGCGTCGCACCCCAACGAGCCCGCGATACCGGTCGATGCGCCGGCGATCGTGCTGCACGGGCACTGTCACCAGAAGGCCCTATGGGGCGACGGCACCAGCGCCAGCCTGCTGCGGCGATTGACCGGCGGACGCGTGACAGTGTTGGACTCCGGCTGCTGCGGCATGGCCGGCAGCTTCGGGTACGGCGCCGACAAGTACGACGTGTCGATGGCAATCGGCGAACTGTCGGTCTTCCCACCGCTGCGGAAGGCGGATCCGGATACGGTGATTTGCGCACCTGGCACCAGCTGCCGTCATCAAATTAAGGACGGCACCGGTCGACACGCCTTGCACCCGATCGAGCTGGCCGCTCGTTTGCTTCTGCTTCCACCGGCCGCCGACCCCGTCGCGACCGCGGCGAAAAATGGGGCCCCGCGAGTCTGA
- a CDS encoding right-handed parallel beta-helix repeat-containing protein — protein sequence MLKCLHAKVLLAATTIAASLGSPAIGGVIFRYDFEGANPWMSASSDVMPATPLPVEPTIEHAPIGTIVQAGTDKPSGGILLTAEVGEANGEWHALFTSGLLAAANTETNLGKLTLSFDLSTSIARPVTVRFESFDANKRRTGGLETVVYPAAPDFYVRSAIDLSTMKRSGEGTFNPADPFVQISYVMSGPAFPASASHSLRIDNVCYASPAYYVSPTGSDDNDGLTENTPFKLPQKAVDLAKPGDIVLLMDGEYHRTEPNTVQDGIMHIESAGEPDAWIVVKNYPGHTPTIINVDSWCAIRIGGTVRNEKYKDTPPAYLELRGLHVRGQADRVMANYKDDIGKPLPTTNGNGISGNGLRGGKGPHHVRIADCLAEYCPGGGIGLTDADWVTYENNVSRYNSWFTIYATSGMGTMGTFNFDTTSNVYKTLLRNNRVSWNRTYIMWKHIGKVSDGNGIIIDSIVMPTQNAAYLGRTLVQNNVATHNGGSGIHAFKAHQLDIINNTAFMNGASPELRWGQIFLQRTNDARVINNVMWARDGQPVNTVNKDGSDKGNTNITRANNVYFGGGFPPIMGTDDVVADPLFVDPWLTTWQEPSMTNFRVKPGSPALGKGRWEPITPLTDIDGNPRPLNAAPDAGAFQH from the coding sequence ATGCTCAAGTGTTTACATGCTAAGGTTCTTCTCGCCGCAACCACGATCGCGGCATCTCTGGGGTCGCCAGCGATCGGTGGCGTCATCTTCCGGTACGACTTCGAGGGGGCGAACCCCTGGATGTCCGCATCGTCAGACGTGATGCCGGCCACGCCGCTGCCCGTGGAACCGACGATCGAACACGCCCCCATTGGCACCATCGTTCAGGCCGGCACCGACAAGCCCTCCGGTGGGATCCTGCTCACGGCCGAGGTGGGCGAGGCAAACGGTGAATGGCACGCACTGTTCACCAGTGGCCTGCTGGCGGCGGCCAACACCGAGACGAACCTCGGCAAGCTCACTCTGTCGTTCGACCTGTCGACCTCTATCGCCCGACCCGTCACCGTGCGGTTCGAATCGTTCGATGCCAACAAACGCCGCACCGGCGGATTGGAAACGGTCGTCTACCCGGCGGCACCCGACTTTTACGTTCGCTCGGCGATTGACCTTTCAACCATGAAGCGCTCTGGCGAGGGCACGTTCAATCCGGCCGACCCGTTCGTGCAGATCTCCTACGTCATGTCCGGCCCGGCGTTCCCGGCGTCGGCGTCGCACTCACTGCGCATCGACAACGTCTGCTACGCCAGCCCGGCCTACTACGTGTCGCCCACCGGTTCCGACGACAACGACGGCCTAACCGAGAACACTCCCTTCAAGCTGCCGCAGAAGGCCGTCGACCTCGCCAAGCCCGGCGACATCGTCCTGCTGATGGACGGCGAGTACCACCGCACGGAGCCAAACACCGTCCAGGACGGCATCATGCACATCGAGTCGGCCGGCGAGCCCGACGCGTGGATCGTCGTGAAGAACTACCCCGGCCACACGCCCACGATCATCAACGTCGACTCGTGGTGCGCCATCCGCATCGGCGGCACCGTGCGGAACGAGAAGTACAAGGACACGCCGCCCGCCTACCTCGAGCTGCGCGGCCTGCACGTGCGCGGTCAGGCCGACCGGGTGATGGCCAACTATAAGGACGACATCGGCAAGCCGCTGCCCACCACCAATGGCAACGGCATCAGCGGCAACGGCCTGCGCGGCGGGAAGGGTCCCCATCACGTGCGCATCGCCGATTGCCTTGCCGAGTACTGCCCCGGCGGTGGCATCGGCCTCACCGACGCCGACTGGGTCACCTACGAGAACAACGTCAGCCGCTACAACAGCTGGTTCACGATCTACGCCACCTCGGGCATGGGCACGATGGGCACGTTCAACTTCGACACGACCAGCAACGTCTACAAGACGCTGCTGCGCAATAACCGCGTGAGCTGGAACCGCACGTACATAATGTGGAAGCACATCGGCAAGGTGTCGGACGGCAACGGCATCATCATCGACTCGATCGTCATGCCGACCCAGAACGCCGCCTACCTCGGCCGCACGCTCGTGCAGAACAACGTGGCGACCCACAACGGCGGGTCCGGCATTCACGCGTTTAAGGCGCACCAGTTGGACATCATCAACAACACCGCCTTCATGAACGGCGCCAGCCCGGAACTGCGATGGGGCCAGATCTTCCTGCAGCGCACGAACGATGCGCGCGTCATCAACAACGTGATGTGGGCGCGCGACGGCCAACCGGTGAACACGGTGAACAAGGATGGATCGGACAAGGGAAACACGAACATCACCCGCGCCAACAACGTCTACTTCGGTGGTGGCTTTCCGCCCATCATGGGCACCGACGACGTGGTGGCCGACCCGCTGTTCGTTGACCCTTGGCTGACCACTTGGCAGGAACCCTCGATGACCAACTTCCGCGTGAAGCCCGGCAGTCCGGCACTGGGCAAGGGTCGCTGGGAGCCAATCACGCCGCTAACCGATATAGACGGCAATCCGCGCCCGCTGAATGCGGCACCCGACGCCGGCGCGTTCCAGCATTAG
- a CDS encoding endo-1,4-beta-xylanase, with protein sequence MQLSFACLLAAIGVFAVAANLTVAAPPPPVASLDEALTSKAPMNLLPDDLPKEMTFQDRAESTPSPTAAWSTSQGSAPVLRVESFNRPKWTDHVSVRWANRMPIKRGDVMLARFQVRAEYARQESGEALFELAVLQRTPEYTPHIVLPLTAGPDWALIEVPFSAARDADAGQCEIQLRFGTIPQAVEIASFSVLNFGDRATIAELPQTRFTYKGREEGAAWRKEALARIERIRTAPLDIRVIDATGKPVPDAAVAVRLVRPAFIFGSEVSAGTIVEDSPDAERYRQTALEMFDTLVIGNDMKWHKWSGSAAVRAMSLKATGWIESQGLRMRGHCLVWPGDRFAPKRIAAMPAPRAEMSPLIKEHIRDIMTATRGRIVGWDVINEMVHERDFFKYVPESEAAEWFKVARETDPRAKLFINDYGMLNSRKSPDTIAKYVDIVQRLLAAGAPIDGMGIQGHVGRQVRNPEDVLTDLDLLAVPGLELQITEFEINTTDESLQADYTRDFLIALYSHPAVTGFTKWGFWESRHWKPDGAMYRKDWSEKPNAAVWRDLVRNQWRTSADVTTDAQGKAQTRGHLGDYEFTVTWGERTARQMRTLTSNGTSLTIQFP encoded by the coding sequence CTGACGTCGAAAGCACCGATGAACCTGTTGCCCGACGACCTGCCGAAGGAGATGACGTTTCAGGATAGGGCCGAGTCGACCCCGTCACCGACGGCCGCCTGGTCCACGTCTCAGGGTTCAGCGCCCGTGCTGCGGGTGGAGTCGTTCAACCGGCCCAAGTGGACCGACCACGTGAGCGTGCGGTGGGCGAACCGCATGCCGATCAAGCGTGGCGACGTGATGCTGGCGCGGTTCCAGGTCCGGGCCGAGTACGCCCGTCAGGAATCGGGCGAGGCGCTGTTCGAGCTGGCGGTGCTGCAACGGACGCCTGAATACACGCCGCACATCGTACTGCCGTTGACGGCCGGACCCGACTGGGCGCTGATCGAGGTGCCGTTCTCCGCGGCGCGCGACGCCGACGCGGGCCAGTGCGAGATCCAGCTTCGCTTCGGCACGATCCCCCAGGCCGTCGAGATCGCCTCCTTCTCAGTGCTGAACTTCGGCGACCGCGCGACGATCGCCGAGTTGCCGCAGACGCGCTTCACCTATAAGGGCCGCGAGGAGGGCGCCGCGTGGCGTAAAGAAGCGCTGGCGCGCATCGAGAGGATCCGCACGGCGCCGCTCGACATCCGCGTGATCGACGCGACGGGCAAGCCCGTCCCCGACGCGGCGGTCGCGGTGCGGCTCGTACGCCCGGCGTTCATCTTCGGCAGCGAGGTCAGCGCCGGCACCATCGTCGAGGACAGTCCGGACGCCGAGCGCTATCGCCAGACCGCCTTGGAGATGTTCGACACGCTGGTGATCGGCAACGACATGAAATGGCACAAGTGGAGCGGCAGCGCCGCCGTCCGCGCGATGTCGCTGAAGGCGACTGGCTGGATCGAGTCGCAGGGGCTGCGCATGCGCGGCCACTGCCTGGTCTGGCCCGGCGACCGGTTCGCACCCAAGCGCATCGCGGCCATGCCGGCCCCGCGCGCCGAGATGTCCCCGTTGATCAAGGAACACATCCGCGACATCATGACCGCCACGCGCGGGCGCATCGTCGGTTGGGACGTCATCAACGAGATGGTCCACGAGCGCGACTTCTTCAAGTACGTCCCCGAGAGCGAGGCCGCCGAGTGGTTCAAGGTGGCTCGCGAGACCGACCCCCGCGCGAAGCTGTTCATCAACGACTACGGCATGCTCAACAGCCGCAAGAGCCCCGATACGATCGCGAAGTACGTCGACATCGTCCAGCGCCTGCTCGCCGCCGGCGCGCCGATCGACGGCATGGGCATTCAGGGCCACGTGGGGCGGCAGGTGCGCAATCCTGAAGACGTCCTGACCGATCTGGACCTGCTAGCTGTGCCGGGGTTGGAACTGCAGATCACCGAGTTCGAGATCAACACGACCGACGAGTCGCTGCAGGCCGACTACACGCGCGACTTCCTCATCGCGCTCTACAGTCACCCGGCCGTCACGGGCTTTACCAAATGGGGCTTCTGGGAAAGCCGGCACTGGAAGCCCGACGGCGCAATGTACCGAAAGGATTGGTCGGAGAAGCCCAACGCGGCGGTGTGGCGCGACCTCGTGCGCAACCAGTGGCGCACGAGCGCCGACGTCACGACCGACGCGCAGGGCAAGGCGCAGACGCGCGGCCACCTGGGCGACTACGAGTTCACCGTCACCTGGGGTGAGCGGACGGCCCGGCAGATGCGCACGCTCACGTCGAACGGCACGAGCCTGACCATCCAGTTTCCGTAA